In Syngnathus scovelli strain Florida chromosome 16, RoL_Ssco_1.2, whole genome shotgun sequence, the genomic stretch GCTGTTAAAAGTTTGAGATCAAGACCATTTCACGTTCTATTCTTTcctgaagggggaaaaaacccTTTGCTGTTAATGTCGTGCCGATCTCAATCACGCGGAACAACACAATGACCACGTTGACGTTGGCCGCCAAGTCATATGCCGAATGTTTGGAAGAATGCAACCGCGGAGCGTTGAGCCAAAGTGGGAAATCCTGCCACTTCCCGCTTCCCGTCAGCCCTTCCAAACATGCCATCGGCCAAGGTCGCCCTGCCAAGGATGTGCGAAAGACGCTCACATCCTCTCGCTGGGGAACCTCAGTGCTTGAGGGAGGAACCCGCACAGAGCGGGTGCTCCATATTTTAGAGGCACGCGAGACAGAGTGAAATAAAGTATCAACACACCATGTTTAGACACCCCGACGTTGGAAAGTAATTTTAAACAGATTAAAGGATGCCGGGATTTCTCCTGGTCTGCAGTGGGGCGTGCCGGAATGCCCCTTTCGGCATCGCCGTAACGAATGGAGCATATGAAGTGGCTCAATCACGTGAAGTGGGTCAGGAAACGTGCAGACATATCCCACCGCGACGCTCGGCCTTATCTGCCAGACGTGTGCCTCCTCAGGGGGGAGGAAGGGCTGCAGGGTAGGACgaacccctccctcccccctaaATCCTCACAACAAACCATAAACACTGAATATTTTGTTAATGGCGAGCCTCGTGAGGAGAATaggggatgcatggatggatggatggagggagggagggagggagggagggagggagggagggagactgGTGGTTAGCTCGGTTCAGGGTTAGAATCTGGCCTTCCCGTGTGGACAACTTCCTGGCCTGAAACAAATGAAGAAGCAAGAACTAAGCCTCATTTGCGAAAGGGAAACTGCAGTGCAACACCTGATACCTCGTccggttgtttctttctttcaaagATTGCAGCAGACTCATTGGGATGCGTACGTGAACGTGGCTAATACTGTAGAAGCCTAACCATTGGAATATTAATAAAAACGGGAAGTGGCAGCAGCCAGCCCCcttcccttgtgtgtgtgtgtgtgtgtgggggggggggggggggatgcaggAATGCAATAATCCAAACCATGTGTGTTGTAAAACCACACACAGGCTCCATTTGTGTGAACGTGTGTTTTCCATTCCTGATTTCCTCACCTGATAATTACGTAAGACTTGTTGCCATCGTTTCGGCTACACTGGCTTCCTCTGGAACTCCAAAACAGGCAGGTGATCTTTTGCAAAACTTCTCCACGATTCAGACAATTGACATGATTGGTTCATATTTGTCACATTCTGcacatttatccatccatccattttctgaaccgcttagtccccacgggggtcgcgggcgtgctggagcctatcccagccgtcatcgggcagtcggcgggggacaccctgaactggttgccagccaatcgcagggcacacagagacagacaaccaatcgcactcacactcacacctagggacaatttgagtCTTGAGGGACAGGCtgagtcttcaatcagcctaccaagcatgtttttggaatgtgggaggaaaccggagtgcccggagaaaacccacgcgggcccggggagaacatgcaaactccacacagggagggccggaggtggaatcgaacccgcaccctcctaactgtgaggcggacgtgctacccagtgcgccaccgagccgccctgcaCATTTATCtttttgcacaaaataaaaacccATTGAGTGATTAATTTATAACTTTGATTTCAACATTTCTCAGCTCTCCCTTGACCGAAACGAGGATAATAATCATTTGAAAATTGATAGATGTGGACGTATATAAAAGACTGACAGCCATTGAACGCATCAGGAGCGCAGTGAAATATAAggcatcaaatattttttgtttttgtttcagttgactaatttaaaaaaaaatcttgaaaatgtcAGCATTTCTTGAGTACGTTTGTGTGTCTCGTGAGGTTCGTTAACGATTACCGCTCACGGTTTGCGTGAGAGGCAGCTTTCCACTGGGTTTAAATGTCAAAACACAACACGTTCCGTTTTAACCTTTCAAAAGAAATTTGACTGAGACTCCCCAGTGCAGTGGCACTCACaagattgtgtttttattttgaaattactTTTCCAGGTTAGTGTTGGGTGCCGAGAGGACGCTGCACAGCGTTTAGCTGCCCGTTACCATAGGAAAGAAGGAGGCGCACTTGGTATAGCCAACGCACTCCGCAATTGACCGAAGAGGGACAGTCACTGACTCGGCGCTGCCGCCGCCTCCTAAAACGCATCGTTTTCGATTGACAGGGAGTGGACCGGAAAGGTGGTAGCAGCGCAAATGGAGAGCATATCCCCCCTAACGAGAAGCTGTCCGCGAAACGAGCCGTGTGTCGTCTGACGCTGCGCCGGCCGGCCCTTGAGGATTTAGGACGAGCGTTTGAGCCGTATATTGGAAGCTCATTCGTGGGCCGGAAGTTTCTGTCAGCGGGGATCCTGAATCGCATGCTGCTAGCATGGACGAGGACAATCAAGGTATGACATGTTACGTGCGAAAATAGGCTCATGACGGTCATGATTTGGACTAGAAGTTGGTTTTCCCACCTGGAGTAAGTGTCCTGAAAGCATCTCGGGGGTTGCGCCACATGTGATAACAATGATTGTTAAATCTGCATTGTGCACATCACATCACCCCTCACTGCATCGttgttgtcatcatcatcatcatgatgcAAGTGTCATTTTATTTGGACCCGTGAGTGATAATTGAAACACCAATTAGGATAAAatatgatgaataaaaatacTTGAAAGCCAAGGATATGGGGGGAGAAACAAGTTGTAGTTACAGCTCAGCTTTGAGCTACATTGCATGTCAGCTTTGGGACGGTGTGTTTTATCAAatactttacttttttttttaaagatttattgccttttttttggTAAAATTGTTTTGTCCACCTAATTCTAAAGTCAGTAAAAGTTTAGTAAAAGTAtctctttttttctcaaattgaaACGTTTTAATTttacacaatacatacatataattagggttagggttactttTATTGGTAGCAAGAAGTGAAATTGTTCCTTTttctcacaattttttttcctcagaataTTCCAAGTCAATTACTCCTTTGCATAAGCACAAAGTGACCGGTGGCAAAAGCTGGTAAGCACAAGAAACTGTACGCCTGTCGTTCTCAAGCCGGCAGCCATAGGTGCAAATCTGCAATAATGAAAACCTTCTTTCAAAATGAGGCCATGTGTACTTGCTTTAAGTGTTTTGGTTGCTCCCAGTTGGAATTTACTGACACAAAGCAAAAGTAAATGTTGTTGACTTGAACGTGAAGATGTTGAACTGAGCTGAAAGTGTGTGGACGGTGAACGGGCATTTGCAGCCAGCACAGAGAAAGCACACGTGCTCTTTTTGAGCACGGATTCAATTTCCTTTTGGTGGAACAAACAATGACACGCATTCAAGATGAAGCAAGACAAGGTTGAGTGGAAAGGATCGTAGACAAATTGGCCCTTTTCAGAGTCTGCTTCATGTCTGGTGCCCCTGAAGTCATGTGGAGGTCTTGAAACTGGGTTTCAGCAAGCTTGTGCTTGTGGGTCGTGACGCTGTGTTCAGGTTCACTGAGAGGAAGAGAAGATGCGACGGATGGGAAAAGCTCCACTGATGGAAGATTGCGTGACACACGCAGGAAAAAGGTGCATCCCGTGGCCCGCAGTGCTCGGGCCACACCCGACTGCCCGCTTATCAACTATTGATACCCGTTATGGAAATTGGTTTGCCTGCTTGGGGTTTTGTCCAAATCTGGACTACTTCCAACAGAATTTATGATCACAACATTGCATGTCACACATTGTTGTTTCGTTTTTGGCTCAGGATGAACAAACCATCACAAGGTGATGTGCAAAAAGTGTTTTCCCGAAGCAGAACCTTAACACTAATTTCTTCCGATGGCATTTTTGCAAATGTTGAACCGCTCCCAGCATGGCCCCGTGTCTGGAAAGCAAAACCAAGTTTGCTTGCGTGCGTGTGAATTTGTGTGTAGGCTGGCACCCTCGCCGGACTCCAGCATCTTGCAGCCTCCTCTGGCCACTTTACTGGCACAGAAAAGATTTGTGGCACTCAACGACTGGTTCATTGCGCTCAGTGACTCATTGAGTTCATTGACATGGCTCAGCACATTGTTTAAATCATTTTTGCTTTTTGCTCTTCTGCTGCCGCTGCATCTTGCAAAATTCATGCGGCGAGAGGAGGAGCCACGACTCGTGGTGGCTGTCAAATGAGTGGCCTCCACTTGACCACAAGGGCACATCCGATTCAAAGGAAGAGAAGCATTGCAAAGCTGCCCACGACGGACACGGAAAAGCGGCAATTGACAAAGAGAGATGAGTAGTGGCAAGGCGGATGGGTTTGTTCAGACTGTCTGGTTGTTGTTGGAGCAATGCACCATGCACtgagctcgtgtgtgtgtgtgtttgtgtttgtgtgtgtgtgtttgtgtgtgtgtgtgtgcgtgcgtgcgtgcgtgcgtgcgcgcgcgagagagagagagaaagcacaCAAGAGGCACAATCTGCTAGACTATGTGAAAATGACCTACTTCCTGTCAGCTTACTTTCAACTGGATTGTTGTTTTATGatgagcctgtgtgtgtgtgtgcgtgcgtgtgtgcgtgggggCGGGACGCCGGTGTGTGTCCTGCAGCGGAGGTTGCTGTGGCACGGTTAAATGGCGGATTAGTAGGTGTCCCTGGGGACCTGCAGAgccagattgtgtgtgtgtgtgtgcatgtgtgtgtgtgtgtgtgtgtgtgtgtgtgtgtgtgtgtgtgtgtgtgtgtgcgtgtgcgtgtgcgtgtgcgtgtgcgtgtgtgtgtgtgtgtgtgtgtgtgtgtgtgtgtgtgtgtgtgtgtgtgtgtgtgtgtgtgtgtgtgtgtgtgtgtgtgtgtgtgtgtgtgtgtgtgtgtgtgtgtgtgtgtgtgtgtgtgtgtgcgtgtttgaggTCCTTGCAACTCCCTGCAGTGTCAATTAGCCAACAACAAGTGGatcaaataaaatgttgaaGCAGCCAGGCCAGTGTGCCAGATGCTTAGGTGTGACCACTTGCTCTTATGTGACACTGGCACTCTTGCAAGCGTGTGGCCGTCTTGTCAAGATGGAAGACGGTGGTGCCTCGAGATACGAGTCACCTGACGGACGTTTATAAAAATGCACGCTGTCATTCGGACAATTCTGGGGGCTTTGGCTGAGTGTGAACTGCGGCTGCCGGTTCCTTCTTGTGCTCACTTTGCCCGCTATACGCAGTACCCGAAGACCTGTCGTCGGAGGAGCGTGATGAGCTGTGTAACATCCATCGCAGGAAGAAGGAGCTGCTGGATGATATTGAAGTGAGTGGCGGGCGGCTCCTCCTGTTGCAGTGGCGCATTGTATGCTTTTTAGACAAGTGACGCCATCATTAAACATATTGTGACCCTTATTAGAcgcttgtgcttttttttccctgcagcGGCTGAAGTTTGAGATAGCAGAAGTCATGACGGAAATCGAGCAATTAACCTGCGTGGGGGAAAGGTGATTATTTTATTCTATGAATatgagaatgaatgaatgaatgaatgaatgatttaATCGGTTTTACTGGTCGGCTGCTAAATGCTGTTGTtataaagaaacaaaacaaacaaaatatgcaGGAGCAGTCAAGCAAATCGTTAAAAGCGACACGCTTGACTGTGGTTACTTTGCCTCTCGTGTGTGTCTGGAACAGGAACGGCTCGTATTTGTGTGGGACGCTCGTGCGTGTCTTGTCATCCCCCAGACTAAACATTAGCTCGGCGCCTGGCGTAAGAAGCTTTCATGTGATTGGTGGATGAGGTGGAGTGAGGTGGCGCGTCCCAGGTGCGGCAGCCATAGCAAACATGGACGGGGGGGCTACCCACACCAGGCCAGGAGGCTCCGCACAGGGCTCCTGCAAAAATGTGGTCTCAACTGCCGCTTTTACAGCTTTTACTATGAAAACGGATCGTAAACAAACGTCTTCGGCAAGCGGCGAGCACTTTGTGCAATTTGATGCTCGCCTCATGGCTGTGTCCGTGTGTCCTTCTACGCAGCAAAAGCACACAACGAAACAAACAGATGGCCATGGGGCGGAAGAAGTTCAACATGGACCCCAAAAAGGTCAGCAAAGGATTCTTTGAGTGGGCTCGTACTTGTAACGCCGCCTTGAGCTTGAGTCTGTGTTGGATTTGAAGGGCATCCGCTTCCTTCTGGAAAATGACCTCCTCCACAACACGCCTGGGGACATCGCGCAATTTCTCTACAAAGGGGAGGGGCTTAACAAGACGGTGATTGGGGACTACTTAGGGGAACGGTAAGTCCCGCTCCGGCATTCTCAGACATCCCATCTTGCCTCCAGCCAATCGGAGTGCTTGTCTTTCTCAGCGATGACTTCAACATCAAGGTGCTCCAGGTTTTTGTGGAGCTTCATGAGTTTGCGGACCTCAACCTCGTTCAAGCCTTAAGGTGAGTCGGAGTCTTTCCCGCCACAGCGCCGGTTTAGGAAATGGCTTTGTGGGCCCATCTGCCGCCGAGCTCTCGTTCAAACGTCGTCGTGTTACAGGCAGTTCCTGTGGAGCTTCAGACTTCCTGGCGAAGCGCAGAAGATTGATCGAATGATGGAGGCCTTTGCCTCTCGCTACTGTCAGTGTAATCCTGGCGTCTTCCAGTCCACAGGTAGCGCAAAGCCACACGCATGCGCAAGCTGTAGCCTGAGTCCTGAGTGGATGTCTGCTTTTGACCCGCTCAGACACCTGCTATGTGCTTTCGTTCGCCATCATCATGCTGAACACCAGCTTGCACAACCCTAACGTCCGAGACAAGCCGCCCGCCGAGCGCTTCATCTCCATGAACCGGGGCATCAACGAGGGCGGGGACCTGCCAGAGGAGCTGCTCAGGGTGAGACCTTCCGCTCCTGACCTTTGCGCAATGCAAGGTCCGTACGAGACAACCCTTTGTGTGTACGCTCGTCTTGGTCGGAGTTCAAAAACAGGTGCTCGGATGGTTGCTCTTGTCCGGCctctattttgttttctttgtttgtttttttctcctgtCGCTGTCCAGAATTTGTACGAGAGCATCAAGAGTGAACCGTTCAAGATCCCAGAGGATGACGGCAACGACCTGACGCACACGTTCTTCAACCCAGACAGGGAGGGCTGGCTGCTCAAATTAGGTCGGTGGCAGCGTTTCATACCCGCCTGCCGAGCTTCCTTCGCACGTACGTCGCTTTAATGCCGTTTCTTGATGTATAAACGAGCCAGCAGGATCGCCAATGGCTCCATTCGGGTAGCCCCCACGCCCGCAGCCATTTCTCGCACCGGTTTCTGCCGTAACGTCCCTAATTGGACTCTCTAAAAATAACccctagagcagtgtttcccaaccactgtgccgcggcacactggtgtgccgtgagagacgttcaactgtgccgtgggattgtccaatattaattacggagcgcattgtaaacaggatcgccaaaccactcgtcagttcgcgcaaggcctggtcagccacttgctaatcgagaatcggagaatcttgagatttcatattgtctcggtctgattgtattgcatcggcacatattcagtttatgccgtgtgcttttgctgacagtgacagacaactatgacggttgtggtgcgtttgtggtctaatggaaatcagagcacacAGTTcatccggagaacctggattggttatttttcacatacataaaataaacagtcaagttgagacacctcgactgtgatagccactgagctgctgtcagaacagcaagtgacttttttcttattgttgcaatatttatagacctagtataaaacggtaaacaaaatcacgttgattcttttattttaatcacgatcactttaaatagtttatttcttacacggtataaaacctttttaaaaaaaactgtcacttttattttaaaaaaggaatacaatttaaagaatacttagtatttatttctattaagttattcgactctccatacatatataggaataggacttcacgtctttcgttgtaatataactgattttaatgtaggagcttttttgttggcggtgtgccgcgagattttttccaatgaaaaggtgtgccgtgaatgaaaaaaggttgggaaacactgccctaGAGGATGTGAAGCAGGGGGCTTACAAGCTCGTGGACGTAAAGCGGAAATTTGGCCTGGCTCTGACGTCTATTGAAATGGAAGCAAAGCAGAGTCACTTGTGGCCTATTTTGCGCGGGCTGGTGTCAGGCGCCAAGAAAACAGGAAAGAAATGGAAGTAGAAAGCTGGctcaaaacacacatacacacacatgggcacgcacgcgcactcgcgcacacacaaacgcgcTTTGACAGGATTTGGAGCGCAAGCAACGGTTTCCACATCCCTCTTGATGTGTTGAAGTCTTACCAATCGCTTTGTTTTTGGGCCACGTGATTTTGATTTGGGTGCAAAAGGAGTTGCCATTTTAcacgaaaaaaagaaagagtagGAATAAAGTCATGACAGTGTCCAATTCAAGAAATAACATTTTACAAGACTGAAGAGGAAAACGTTGTTGGTCTTGCCCTCAGGAGGCCGAGTGAAAACCTGGAAGAGGAGGTGGTTCATCCTGACGGACAACTGCCTCTACTACTTTGAATACACAACTGTGAGTTTCAAGTTGTTGAAAACTCTCGCTTGTTGTCTGTGCTCTTCTGTTAACGTCACCCTTCTGTGGCTGGTCATTCCTGCCTGCTTTTGTGTTGGTGAATGTGCGTCCTTGTTTTGCCCGGCCGGCCAACCGATGGCGTGCCCTCATCCTGAGCCACTCCATCGGCACGGCGCGTTGTCCAGCCTGCCGTCGTCAAAAGTCATTGCACGCCTCGTCCAACAGCAAACGGAGGGAGCGGCTCAACCGGTTGCTTTGTGTTCCAGGACAAGGAGCCCCGAGGGATTATTCCCCTGGAGAACCTC encodes the following:
- the LOC125983216 gene encoding cytohesin-3 isoform X10, encoding MDEDNQVPEDLSSEERDELCNIHRRKKELLDDIERLKFEIAEVMTEIEQLTCVGESKSTQRNKQMAMGRKKFNMDPKKGIRFLLENDLLHNTPGDIAQFLYKGEGLNKTVIGDYLGERDDFNIKVLQVFVELHEFADLNLVQALRQFLWSFRLPGEAQKIDRMMEAFASRYCQCNPGVFQSTDTCYVLSFAIIMLNTSLHNPNVRDKPPAERFISMNRGINEGGDLPEELLRVRPSAPDLCAMQGPYETTLCVYARLGRSSKTGARMVALVRPLFCFLCLFFSPVAVQNLYESIKSEPFKIPEDDGNDLTHTFFNPDREGWLLKLGRWQRFIPACRASFARGRVKTWKRRWFILTDNCLYYFEYTTDKEPRGIIPLENLSIREVEEPRKPNCFELYNPSHKGQVIKACKTEADGRVVEGNHVVYRISAPTPEEKEEWIKSIKASISRDPFYDMLATRKRRVASKK
- the LOC125983216 gene encoding cytohesin-3 isoform X12; its protein translation is MDEDNQVPEDLSSEERDELCNIHRRKKELLDDIERLKFEIAEVMTEIEQLTCVGESKSTQRNKQMAMGRKKFNMDPKKGIRFLLENDLLHNTPGDIAQFLYKGEGLNKTVIGDYLGERDDFNIKVLQVFVELHEFADLNLVQALRQFLWSFRLPGEAQKIDRMMEAFASRYCQCNPGVFQSTDTCYVLSFAIIMLNTSLHNPNVRDKPPAERFISMNRGINEGGDLPEELLRVRPSAPDLCAMQGPYETTLCVYARLGRSSKTGARMVALVRPLFCFLCLFFSPVAVQNLYESIKSEPFKIPEDDGNDLTHTFFNPDREGWLLKLGRWQRFIPACRASFARGRVKTWKRRWFILTDNCLYYFEYTTDKEPRGIIPLENLSIREVEEPRKPNCFELYNPSHKGQVIKACKTEADGRVVEGNHVVYRISAPTPEEKEEWIKSIK
- the LOC125983216 gene encoding cytohesin-3 isoform X11 — its product is MDEDNQVPEDLSSEERDELCNIHRRKKELLDDIERLKFEIAEVMTEIEQLTCVGESKSTQRNKQMAMGRKKFNMDPKKGIRFLLENDLLHNTPGDIAQFLYKGEGLNKTVIGDYLGERDDFNIKVLQVFVELHEFADLNLVQALRQFLWSFRLPGEAQKIDRMMEAFASRYCQCNPGVFQSTDTCYVLSFAIIMLNTSLHNPNVRDKPPAERFISMNRGINEGGDLPEELLRVRPSAPDLCAMQGPYETTLCVYARLGRSSKTGARMVALVRPLFCFLCLFFSPVAVQNLYESIKSEPFKIPEDDGNDLTHTFFNPDREGWLLKLGGRVKTWKRRWFILTDNCLYYFEYTTDKEPRGIIPLENLSIREVEEPRKPNCFELYNPSHKGQVIKACKTEADGRVVEGNHVVYRISAPTPEEKEEWIKSIKASISRDPFYDMLATRKRRVASKK
- the LOC125983216 gene encoding cytohesin-3 isoform X2; amino-acid sequence: MDEDNQVPEDLSSEERDELCNIHRRKKELLDDIERLKFEIAEVMTEIEQLTCVGESKSTQRNKQMAMGRKKFNMDPKKGIRFLLENDLLHNTPGDIAQFLYKGEGLNKTVIGDYLGERDDFNIKVLQVFVELHEFADLNLVQALRQFLWSFRLPGEAQKIDRMMEAFASRYCQCNPGVFQSTDTCYVLSFAIIMLNTSLHNPNVRDKPPAERFISMNRGINEGGDLPEELLRVRPSAPDLCAMQGPYETTLCVYARLGRSSKTGARMVALVRPLFCFLCLFFSPVAVQNLYESIKSEPFKIPEDDGNDLTHTFFNPDREGWLLKLGRWQRFIPACRASFARGRVKTWKRRWFILTDNCLYYFEYTTDKEPRGIIPLENLSIREVEEPRKPNCFELYNPSHKGQVIKACKTEADGRVVEGNHVVYRISAPTPEEKEEWIKSIKAPKQHLRWRVSRRRASLPPTNREETMETKLGPVSAGTPSTTCWPPGKDASPARSEAYGCKSRQNGDVFLFFGGGVEVSCTWWKSDQLYTHTCADFLHRPPPSPHFTKTSFRCTCMWGI
- the LOC125983216 gene encoding cytohesin-3 isoform X1; the encoded protein is MDEDNQVPEDLSSEERDELCNIHRRKKELLDDIERLKFEIAEVMTEIEQLTCVGESKSTQRNKQMAMGRKKFNMDPKKGIRFLLENDLLHNTPGDIAQFLYKGEGLNKTVIGDYLGERDDFNIKVLQVFVELHEFADLNLVQALRQFLWSFRLPGEAQKIDRMMEAFASRYCQCNPGVFQSTDTCYVLSFAIIMLNTSLHNPNVRDKPPAERFISMNRGINEGGDLPEELLRVRPSAPDLCAMQGPYETTLCVYARLGRSSKTGARMVALVRPLFCFLCLFFSPVAVQNLYESIKSEPFKIPEDDGNDLTHTFFNPDREGWLLKLGRWQRFIPACRASFARGRVKTWKRRWFILTDNCLYYFEYTTDKEPRGIIPLENLSIREVEEPRKPNCFELYNPSHKGQVIKACKTEADGRVVEGNHVVYRISAPTPEEKEEWIKSIKAPKQHLRWRVSRRRASLPPTNREETMETKLGHHTNSPPWPVSAGTPSTTCWPPGKDASPARSEAYGCKSRQNGDVFLFFGGGVEVSCTWWKSDQLYTHTCADFLHRPPPSPHFTKTSFRCTCMWGI
- the LOC125983216 gene encoding cytohesin-3 isoform X9 — translated: MDEDNQVPEDLSSEERDELCNIHRRKKELLDDIERLKFEIAEVMTEIEQLTCVGESKSTQRNKQMAMGRKKFNMDPKKGIRFLLENDLLHNTPGDIAQFLYKGEGLNKTVIGDYLGERDDFNIKVLQVFVELHEFADLNLVQALRQFLWSFRLPGEAQKIDRMMEAFASRYCQCNPGVFQSTDTCYVLSFAIIMLNTSLHNPNVRDKPPAERFISMNRGINEGGDLPEELLRNLYESIKSEPFKIPEDDGNDLTHTFFNPDREGWLLKLGGRVKTWKRRWFILTDNCLYYFEYTTDKEPRGIIPLENLSIREVEEPRKPNCFELYNPSHKGQVIKACKTEADGRVVEGNHVVYRISAPTPEEKEEWIKSIKAPKQHLRWRVSRRRASLPPTNREETMETKLGHHTNSPPWPVSAGTPSTTCWPPGKDASPARSEAYGCKSRQNGDVFLFFGGGVEVSCTWWKSDQLYTHTCADFLHRPPPSPHFTKTSFRCTCMWGI
- the LOC125983216 gene encoding cytohesin-3 isoform X3; the encoded protein is MDEDNQVPEDLSSEERDELCNIHRRKKELLDDIERLKFEIAEVMTEIEQLTCVGESKSTQRNKQMAMGRKKFNMDPKKGIRFLLENDLLHNTPGDIAQFLYKGEGLNKTVIGDYLGERDDFNIKVLQVFVELHEFADLNLVQALRQFLWSFRLPGEAQKIDRMMEAFASRYCQCNPGVFQSTDTCYVLSFAIIMLNTSLHNPNVRDKPPAERFISMNRGINEGGDLPEELLRVRPSAPDLCAMQGPYETTLCVYARLGRSSKTGARMVALVRPLFCFLCLFFSPVAVQNLYESIKSEPFKIPEDDGNDLTHTFFNPDREGWLLKLGGRVKTWKRRWFILTDNCLYYFEYTTDKEPRGIIPLENLSIREVEEPRKPNCFELYNPSHKGQVIKACKTEADGRVVEGNHVVYRISAPTPEEKEEWIKSIKAPKQHLRWRVSRRRASLPPTNREETMETKLGHHTNSPPWPVSAGTPSTTCWPPGKDASPARSEAYGCKSRQNGDVFLFFGGGVEVSCTWWKSDQLYTHTCADFLHRPPPSPHFTKTSFRCTCMWGI
- the LOC125983216 gene encoding cytohesin-3 isoform X7, which produces MDEDNQVPEDLSSEERDELCNIHRRKKELLDDIERLKFEIAEVMTEIEQLTCVGESKSTQRNKQMAMGRKKFNMDPKKGIRFLLENDLLHNTPGDIAQFLYKGEGLNKTVIGDYLGERDDFNIKVLQVFVELHEFADLNLVQALRQFLWSFRLPGEAQKIDRMMEAFASRYCQCNPGVFQSTDTCYVLSFAIIMLNTSLHNPNVRDKPPAERFISMNRGINEGGDLPEELLRNLYESIKSEPFKIPEDDGNDLTHTFFNPDREGWLLKLGRWQRFIPACRASFARGRVKTWKRRWFILTDNCLYYFEYTTDKEPRGIIPLENLSIREVEEPRKPNCFELYNPSHKGQVIKACKTEADGRVVEGNHVVYRISAPTPEEKEEWIKSIKAPKQHLRWRVSRRRASLPPTNREETMETKLGHHTNSPPWPVSAGTPSTTCWPPGKDASPARSEAYGCKSRQNGDVFLFFGGGVEVSCTWWKSDQLYTHTCADFLHRPPPSPHFTKTSFRCTCMWGI
- the LOC125983216 gene encoding cytohesin-3 isoform X5, with amino-acid sequence MDEDNQVPEDLSSEERDELCNIHRRKKELLDDIERLKFEIAEVMTEIEQLTCVGESKSTQRNKQMAMGRKKFNMDPKKGIRFLLENDLLHNTPGDIAQFLYKGEGLNKTVIGDYLGERDDFNIKVLQVFVELHEFADLNLVQALRQFLWSFRLPGEAQKIDRMMEAFASRYCQCNPGVFQSTDTCYVLSFAIIMLNTSLHNPNVRDKPPAERFISMNRGINEGGDLPEELLRVRPSAPDLCAMQGPYETTLCVYARLGRSSKTGARMVALVRPLFCFLCLFFSPVAVQNLYESIKSEPFKIPEDDGNDLTHTFFNPDREGWLLKLGRWQRFIPACRASFARGRVKTWKRRWFILTDNCLYYFEYTTDKEPRGIIPLENLSIREVEEPRKPNCFELYNPSHKGQVIKACKTEADGRVVEGNHVVYRISAPTPEEKEEWIKSIKAPKQHLRWRVSRRRASLPPTNREETMETKLGHHTNSPPWPVSAGTPSTTCWPPGKDASPARSEAYGCKSRQNGFDAACKCVYVCK
- the LOC125983216 gene encoding cytohesin-3 isoform X4 — translated: MDEDNQVPEDLSSEERDELCNIHRRKKELLDDIERLKFEIAEVMTEIEQLTCVGESKSTQRNKQMAMGRKKFNMDPKKGIRFLLENDLLHNTPGDIAQFLYKGEGLNKTVIGDYLGERDDFNIKVLQVFVELHEFADLNLVQALRQFLWSFRLPGEAQKIDRMMEAFASRYCQCNPGVFQSTDTCYVLSFAIIMLNTSLHNPNVRDKPPAERFISMNRGINEGGDLPEELLRVRPSAPDLCAMQGPYETTLCVYARLGRSSKTGARMVALVRPLFCFLCLFFSPVAVQNLYESIKSEPFKIPEDDGNDLTHTFFNPDREGWLLKLGRWQRFIPACRASFARGRVKTWKRRWFILTDNCLYYFEYTTDKEPRGIIPLENLSIREVEEPRKPNCFELYNPSHKGQVIKACKTEADGRVVEGNHVVYRISAPTPEEKEEWIKSIKAPKQHLRWRVSRRRASLPPTNREETMETKLGHHTNSPPWPVSAGTPSTTCWPPGKDASPARSEAYGCKSRQNDAHACGASETHVPAHACVRA
- the LOC125983216 gene encoding cytohesin-3 isoform X13, which gives rise to MDEDNQVPEDLSSEERDELCNIHRRKKELLDDIERLKFEIAEVMTEIEQLTCVGESKSTQRNKQMAMGRKKFNMDPKKGIRFLLENDLLHNTPGDIAQFLYKGEGLNKTVIGDYLGERDDFNIKVLQVFVELHEFADLNLVQALRQFLWSFRLPGEAQKIDRMMEAFASRYCQCNPGVFQSTDTCYVLSFAIIMLNTSLHNPNVRDKPPAERFISMNRGINEGGDLPEELLRNLYESIKSEPFKIPEDDGNDLTHTFFNPDREGWLLKLGGRVKTWKRRWFILTDNCLYYFEYTTDKEPRGIIPLENLSIREVEEPRKPNCFELYNPSHKGQVIKACKTEADGRVVEGNHVVYRISAPTPEEKEEWIKSIKASISRDPFYDMLATRKRRVASKK